A portion of the Cryptomeria japonica chromosome 5, Sugi_1.0, whole genome shotgun sequence genome contains these proteins:
- the LOC131029524 gene encoding serrate RNA effector molecule, translated as MASLSPPRKRHRHYHSRHISSSSSYERSRHRTPIRRRDRETQLRRGRSRDRHSRNRTRTRTRTRSRNRRHDYSSRHSRYKRDYPVERSNESSIVRYDRSCPLLLYRHFISGLDVSILPDEAHRRYEPYLRHLKKGFFAAHKEDPWLKHLYHPSHIEIAIKKRNEIAKAVAKNFFQDLQNGTLVSLRDYPPKNAVRHLKELNQARCLIAKVDAEKGIEENLLVSSGQDGFFAQFVPVKTPDQSIKTLGGIELLNVVITYLWLVHAIDYYGMAELGKDFMTREEKNLSAAELEQRLDSVWQGRLQAKDPLHVSLGKDKLECLLNRNLCVHFTIVEKEKGDGHIKISYVCKEKSCGKRCKAFGDIITHIHDEHSEVVEDYSLQARGEIYFENYMNDPFAPCSVNGG; from the coding sequence ATGGCTTCTCTTTCTCCTCCCCGGAAACGCCACCGCCATTACCATAGCAGGCACATATCCTCATCATCTTCATATGAAAGGTCACGACATCGAACCCCAATTCGACGCAGGGACAGAGAAACCCAATTGAGGCGTGGCAGAAGCCGTGACAGACACAGCAGAAATCGCACCAGAACCAGAACCAGAACCAGATCCAGAAACCGACGCCATGATTACAGttcaagacattcaaggtataagAGAGATTACCcagtggagagaagcaatgaaaGCTCAATAGTACGGTATGATCGGTCATGTCCATTATTACTTTACAGACATTTTATAAGTGGCCTAGATGTTAGCATATTACCAGACGAAGCACACCGCAGGTACGAACCCTACCTTCGCCATCTCAAAAAGGGCTTTTTTGCTGCACATAAAGAAGACCCCTGGTTAAAACATCTGTACCATCCTTCCCACATAGAGATTGCTATTAAAAAACGGAATGAAATTGCAAAGGCAGTGGCgaagaatttctttcaagatctTCAAAATGGTACTTTGGTGAGCTTGAGAGATTACCCACCTAAAAATGCTGTGAGACATTTGAAGGAATTGAACCAGGCGCGCTGCCTTATTGCCAAGGTTGATGCAGAGAAGGGTATTGAAGAAAATCTTCTGGTTTCCTCTGGGCAAGATGGGTTTTTTGCCCAGTTTGTCCCTGTGAAAACCCCAGATCAGAGCATCAAAACTCTTGGTGGGATTGAGCTTCTGAATGTGGTGATTACATATTTGTGGCTTGTTCATGCTATAGATTACTATGGGATGGCTGAACTAGGCAAGGATTTTATGACTAGGGAGGAAAAAAATCTGTCAGCTGCTGAACTGGAACAGAGGTTGGATTCTGTGTGGCAGGGGAGGTTACAGGCCAAGGATCCCTTGCATGTCTCTCTGGGAAAAGATAAGCTGGAATGTTTGCTTAACAGAAATTTATGTGTCCACTTTACCATAGTGGAAAAAGAGAAAGGTGATGGGCATATAAAAATAAGTTATGTTTGTAAAGAGAAATCTTGTGGCAAACGCTGTAAAGCATTTGGAGATATCATCACTCATATCCATGATGAACACAGTGAGGTTGTGGAAGATTACAGTTTACAGGCAAGGGGGGAGATTTACTTTGAGAATTATATGAATGATCCGTTTGCACCATGTAGTGTTAATGGTGGATAG